A region from the Pontixanthobacter aestiaquae genome encodes:
- the xseA gene encoding exodeoxyribonuclease VII large subunit: protein MPSSSSQDSVENGLVARSGEGDNAAPLSITEISTILKRTVEDRFGHVRLRGELSGVKRAASGHLYCSLKDEKAVIDGVMWRGNAGRLGFLPEDGIEVVATGKLTTYAGRSKYQIVMDSMEIAGEGALLALLEKTRLRLEKEGLFAPERKTALPFLPRTIAVVTSPTGAVIRDILHRLADRFPSQVLVWPVLVQGQGSAEQVADAIRGFSDLPESVPKPDLLIVARGGGSIEDLWGFNEEVVVRAIADCPIPVISAVGHETDTTLADFAADRRAPTPTAAAEMAVPVRAELAATIEDLAHRKKRAIARPVTLGRERLDARIKRLPRPEALLQPQVQRLDDISERLRRGLKDRTAKGREKLGILRLSTATMTRNLRDAGQKLSANRLTHALVENRVARDSERFTALERLFQSLNPEAPLRRGFVLVKDVEGNLVRTKAAAEKHAQLGVKFADGVLDVATGTAPSAPAKPKTRKPRTDAAQDRQDDLFG, encoded by the coding sequence ATGCCCAGTTCTTCATCCCAAGACAGTGTGGAGAACGGTTTGGTAGCGCGCAGCGGCGAGGGCGACAACGCCGCGCCGCTGTCGATCACCGAAATATCGACGATCCTGAAGCGGACGGTGGAAGACCGGTTTGGCCATGTGCGTCTGCGCGGCGAGTTGTCAGGTGTGAAGCGTGCGGCGTCGGGCCACCTTTATTGCAGCCTCAAAGATGAAAAGGCGGTGATCGATGGTGTGATGTGGCGCGGCAATGCCGGGCGGTTGGGCTTCCTGCCAGAGGACGGCATCGAAGTCGTCGCAACGGGTAAGCTGACGACCTATGCGGGGCGGTCAAAATACCAGATCGTAATGGATAGCATGGAGATCGCTGGCGAGGGCGCGCTTCTGGCGCTGCTGGAGAAGACGCGCCTGCGGCTGGAAAAAGAAGGCCTGTTCGCGCCCGAGCGGAAGACGGCTTTGCCTTTCCTGCCGCGCACCATTGCTGTCGTGACGTCGCCAACCGGTGCAGTGATCCGCGATATTCTCCACCGCTTGGCTGATCGCTTTCCCAGTCAAGTGCTGGTCTGGCCTGTGCTCGTGCAGGGGCAAGGCTCTGCCGAACAGGTCGCGGACGCTATTCGCGGTTTCTCGGACCTGCCGGAAAGTGTTCCCAAGCCCGATCTGCTCATTGTCGCACGCGGCGGCGGTTCGATCGAAGATTTGTGGGGCTTCAATGAAGAAGTGGTCGTGCGCGCGATCGCCGACTGCCCGATACCGGTGATCTCGGCTGTTGGGCATGAAACCGATACAACGCTGGCTGACTTTGCTGCTGATCGCCGCGCCCCCACGCCGACGGCTGCTGCCGAAATGGCAGTGCCCGTCCGTGCGGAACTGGCCGCAACTATCGAAGACCTTGCCCACCGGAAGAAGCGGGCAATCGCTCGCCCTGTCACTTTGGGACGCGAACGTTTGGATGCGCGGATCAAGCGCCTGCCGCGCCCTGAAGCATTGCTACAACCACAAGTGCAGCGGCTTGACGACATTTCCGAGAGGCTACGGCGTGGGCTCAAAGACCGGACGGCAAAAGGCCGTGAAAAATTGGGCATTCTTCGGCTTTCCACTGCGACTATGACCCGCAATCTACGAGACGCGGGGCAGAAGCTGTCGGCGAACAGGCTAACCCACGCGCTCGTCGAAAATCGGGTGGCGCGCGACAGCGAACGCTTCACAGCGCTGGAACGACTATTCCAATCGCTCAATCCTGAGGCGCCACTTCGGCGCGGGTTCGTGCTGGTGAAAGATGTGGAGGGCAATCTGGTGCGGACCAAAGCCGCGGCTGAGAAACACGCGCAGCTTGGCGTGAAATTCGCCGATGGTGTGCTGGATGTCGCCACCGGAACAGCGCCTTCAGCTCCGGCTAAGCCAAAGACACGTAAGCCTCGCACCGATGCGGCACAGGACCGACAAGATGATTTGTTCGGTTAG
- a CDS encoding DUF2093 domain-containing protein — MLMSSGNNAAKLAYGPNGFRVIKSGQYVLCAVSGEQIPLDELRYWSVDLQEPYASAEIATRQMIDNS, encoded by the coding sequence ATGTTGATGTCTTCAGGAAACAACGCCGCGAAACTGGCTTACGGTCCCAATGGTTTCCGCGTGATCAAATCGGGGCAATATGTCCTGTGTGCAGTTTCGGGCGAGCAGATTCCGCTCGACGAGCTGCGCTATTGGAGCGTGGATTTGCAGGAACCCTATGCCAGCGCGGAGATCGCAACGCGGCAGATGATAGACAATTCGTGA
- a CDS encoding M23 family metallopeptidase: protein MRIGLGASLFALAGCSGAAIDNPPPAEVGQAELVQPIATEAARAAPAPEPAFVPPPEPVGPTTFLYDGQLTQGGWIRGQAPGGAVSATLGGQALVLDDDGFFFAAFDRDAGPSATLVARLKDGRTIESPLTISPRKWNIERINLARPRGKASEAFMVRRRPELAQINAARKVNADSEGWRQDFIWPVKGRISGRFGSQRIYAGVPGSYHSGIDIAPGNGVPYVAPADGVVTLATKKPFSLEGYLLIIDHGNGLNSAFLHNSKIAVSEGDVVKQGQYIGNIGSTGSATGPHLHWGLKWRNSRLDPLLFVGPMN from the coding sequence ATGCGCATCGGTCTTGGTGCCTCATTGTTTGCGCTGGCCGGGTGCAGCGGCGCGGCAATCGATAACCCTCCTCCGGCAGAGGTTGGACAGGCCGAACTGGTCCAGCCAATCGCCACGGAAGCGGCAAGGGCTGCGCCCGCCCCGGAACCGGCTTTCGTACCGCCCCCGGAGCCAGTCGGCCCGACGACGTTTCTTTATGACGGGCAGTTAACTCAAGGCGGATGGATTCGCGGGCAGGCGCCCGGCGGCGCGGTTTCGGCGACATTGGGCGGGCAGGCACTGGTATTGGATGACGATGGCTTTTTCTTCGCTGCGTTTGATCGTGATGCGGGACCATCGGCGACTTTGGTCGCGCGACTGAAGGATGGCCGCACGATAGAAAGCCCGCTGACCATCAGCCCGCGCAAATGGAATATCGAACGAATCAATCTTGCTCGCCCGCGCGGTAAGGCGAGCGAGGCCTTTATGGTCCGCCGCCGCCCCGAGCTGGCGCAGATCAACGCCGCTCGTAAAGTGAATGCCGATAGCGAGGGATGGCGGCAGGATTTCATTTGGCCAGTGAAGGGGCGCATTTCGGGGCGTTTCGGCAGCCAGCGTATCTATGCCGGTGTCCCGGGCAGCTATCATTCAGGCATCGATATCGCGCCCGGGAATGGTGTGCCCTATGTTGCACCAGCTGATGGTGTCGTCACCCTGGCGACGAAGAAACCGTTCTCGCTTGAGGGGTATCTGCTGATTATTGACCACGGGAACGGGCTCAACAGCGCATTTTTGCACAATTCGAAGATCGCTGTTAGCGAAGGCGATGTGGTCAAGCAGGGCCAGTATATCGGCAATATCGGTTCAACTGGAAGTGCCACTGGCCCACATCTCCATTGGGGTTTGAAATGGCGCAATTCGCGGCTTGATCCGTTGCTGTTTGTCGGCCCAATGAACTGA
- a CDS encoding esterase-like activity of phytase family protein, with product MSLTALAPGGFDLGEVELTGAWHLHSPNSQFGSYSALLALPGCQFLSASDTGRLLRFPMPGCDGDVVIERFAGRTALKKKLIDIESLTHDPETGRIWVGYEGTNTIERLESDLTGAESVRPDELRAWPSNSGPEAMARLSDGRFIVIAEGSEGYWDDDFSALLFNGDPIENPNPSKFRFEAPAGYRPVDATELPDGRVLVLVRDFVFGVPPTFNAKLVVADPAEIEAGGVWRGAEIATISDAKLEDNYEGVAVVPRDDGALDIWLISDDNGTSFQRTMLLKLKWNPEEPSAQ from the coding sequence ATGAGTTTGACCGCGCTCGCGCCAGGGGGTTTTGATCTGGGCGAAGTAGAGCTCACCGGTGCGTGGCATCTGCATAGCCCAAATAGCCAGTTCGGCAGTTATTCGGCGCTGCTTGCTTTGCCGGGATGTCAGTTCCTCTCAGCCAGCGACACCGGAAGATTGCTGCGCTTCCCGATGCCCGGCTGTGACGGTGACGTGGTGATCGAGCGTTTTGCAGGCCGGACGGCACTCAAAAAAAAGCTGATCGACATCGAATCGCTAACCCACGATCCTGAAACGGGCCGCATTTGGGTAGGATATGAAGGTACCAACACGATTGAGCGCCTCGAAAGTGATCTGACCGGTGCGGAGAGCGTGCGGCCTGACGAACTGCGCGCGTGGCCTTCAAACTCTGGGCCGGAAGCGATGGCGCGCTTGTCCGACGGGCGCTTCATTGTCATCGCGGAGGGCAGCGAAGGCTATTGGGATGACGACTTTTCCGCACTGCTGTTTAATGGCGACCCGATCGAAAATCCGAACCCAAGTAAATTCCGCTTTGAAGCGCCTGCGGGTTACCGCCCGGTTGATGCGACCGAGCTGCCCGATGGCCGTGTTTTGGTACTGGTCCGCGACTTTGTATTTGGCGTGCCGCCCACCTTTAATGCGAAGCTTGTCGTCGCCGATCCGGCAGAGATCGAAGCTGGCGGAGTTTGGCGCGGAGCGGAGATCGCGACGATAAGTGATGCGAAACTCGAAGATAATTACGAGGGCGTTGCGGTGGTACCGCGCGATGATGGCGCTCTCGATATATGGCTGATTTCCGACGATAATGGCACGTCATTCCAACGCACGATGCTACTCAAACTGAAATGGAATCCGGAAGAGCCAAGCGCGCAATAG
- the rpmB gene encoding 50S ribosomal protein L28 has protein sequence MSRICELTGKGRLTGNNVSHANNKTKRVFLPNLQHVTLLSEKLDRGFKFRVSAHGLRSVEHNGGLDNWLLKTKDEKLSKNAQKVKRELKKATKETDKAA, from the coding sequence ATGTCGCGCATTTGCGAACTGACCGGCAAGGGCCGCCTGACCGGCAACAATGTAAGCCACGCCAATAACAAGACCAAGCGTGTCTTCCTGCCCAACCTGCAGCACGTCACCCTGCTGAGCGAAAAGCTCGACCGAGGTTTCAAATTTCGCGTCTCCGCACACGGCCTGCGTTCGGTTGAACATAATGGCGGTCTCGACAATTGGCTGCTGAAGACCAAGGACGAGAAGCTTTCCAAGAACGCGCAGAAAGTGAAGCGCGAATTGAAGAAAGCGACCAAGGAAACTGACAAGGCTGCTTGA